The stretch of DNA TCCTCACCCCCTTGGGCACCTTCTTCTCCAGCACCTCCAGCATCCTGGGCTGCATGGCCCTGCGGCCGCGCGCCCGGTCCACGGGCACCAGCTTGCCGGCGGCGTCGAGCTCCAGCACCGGCTTGATGTCGAGCAGCGTACCCAGCCACGCCCGCCCGCGCCCGATGCGCCCCGAGGCCAGCGCGCGCTCCAGGGTGTCCAGGACCACGATGATCCCCGACTGGTCGCGGATGCGCGTGAGCTCGGCCACGATCCGCTCGGGCTCCCACCCCAGCTCGCCCAGCTCCGAGGCCTTGAGCGCCAGCAGCCCCTGCAGCACCGAGCCGCCGCGCGTGTCGAAGACGTGCACCGGCGCCTCGTCGTCTCCGCGCAGCTTCGCCGCCCCCACCGCCGACTTGAAGGTGCCCGAGAGGCCGGAGGAGAAGAGGACCGCGACCACCGCCTCGCCCTCCTCGGCGGCGCGGCGGTACGCCTCCAGGAACGCGGCGGGCGACGGCTGCGAGGTGGTGGGGTGGGCGCCCGCCTTCAGCTGCTCGGCGAACTCGGCGGCGGTGATGTCGACGCGGTCGCGCAGCACCCGGTCGCCGTAGATCAGGTTGAGCGGCACCAGGTGCATCCCGTGGGCGCGCACCACCTCGTCGGAGAGGTCGCAGCCGGTGTCGGCCACGATCGAGACGGGGCGGCGCGCCAGGCTCATGTGCCCGGCGGCCGCGGCGCGCTCCACCCGGTCGTGCTGGGCCTGCATGTCCTCGGCCTTGTGCGTGGCCAGCTCGCCCAGGGTGCGCAGGTAGGCGAAGACCTCCTCGGGCTCGTCGGTATGGACGTGCACCTTGAGCAGGGCGCCCGAGCGGATCACCACCAGCGAGTCGCCCCGCTCGCGCAGCGCGGCGCGCACCTCGTCGGCGCCGGGGATCGACTCGCCCTTCACCAGCGCCTCGGTGCAGAAGCGGAAGCGCTCCGACTCGGCCGGGTACTCCACCGCGGCCGCGGCGAAGGCGGGCTCGTCCCACGCGGGGGCCTCGTCCAGCGCCACCAGCGGCTCGCCCGCCAGGTACCCCGAGATCCCCTCCAGCAGGTGCACGAACCCCTTGGCGCCCGCGTCCACCACGCCGGCCGCCTTGAGCGCGGGAAGGAGCTCCGGGGTGCGGGCCAGCGCCTCGCGCGCCCGCACCAGCAGCCGCTCGAAGAGCACCACGAAGTCGCCGTGCTGCAGCCGCTCGGCCTCGTCGGCCACGGCGCGCATGACGGTGATCATGGTGCCCTCCACCGGCTTCTCCAGCGCGCGGTAGACGTGCTCCGTGGCGCTCCGGAGCACCGCGCCGAACTCCGCCACGCCCACCTTCACCCGGTCGCCTACCGCGTCGGAGAAGCCCAGCAGGAAGTGCGAGAGGATCATCCCGCAGTTCCCCCGCGCCCCCAGGATCCCCGCCTCGGCCACCTGGCGCGCCACCACCGAGAGCGACTCGTCGCTGCTCCTGCGCATGCGGTCGGCGATGGACGAGACGGTGAGCGCCAGGTTGGTCCCGGTGTCGCCGTCGGGGACGGGGAAGACGTTGATGCGGTTCAGGTCCGCGCGGTGCCGCTGGACGTACTCGTTGGCCGTCAGCAGGGCGCCGCGCAGTCCGGCGCCGTCGAGGTGCGTGGGGACGTTCATCTGCTCGGGTCTGGAGGGTCGGGCGCGGCCCGCTGTCGGGGGGCCGCGGGACTTCCCGGGGGAACGGGCGGGCGTCCGGCGTCGTGCTCGTGTCGGGAGGCGCTTCCCCGTACACTTGCGCGCACGCCCGCCGCACGCAAGGGCCGGTGCGCGGCTCCGGGGACACCCCGCGTCCGCCCGGGGTGACAGCCGCGGCCGCCGCCGCCGCCCCGATGGAGCTCTCCCGGGCGCGGGCGCGGGGGTCGTGAGCTGACGGACGCGGCCTGGATGCGTTTCCGTGTAAGTGGCTGGTAATCAAGGGATTATGGATTAGCGCCGCCCGCTGTCGCCGGTGCGTGCGCGGGGCCTGCCCTTTGACGGCGCGCCGGTGTGGCGCCCATATTGACGCGCGGCCGGCCGGTCCGCCCGACAGGACGGCGGCCGGAACTCACCCGAAACCAGGATACAGCAAACGATGAAGAAGACGACGTCCGGCCTCCTGGCGGCGCTCGCCGCCCTCTCGGTCGCCGGCACCGCGCAGGCGCAGCTCGGCCCCACCACGCCGTTCTCGGTGGAGGTGCGCGGCGGCGCGGCCCTGCCGCAGGGCGACTTCGGGGACGGGCTCGACACGGGCTGGGGGCTGGGGCTGAACGCCTCCTACAACTTCACCCCGATGCTCGCGGTCTACGCCGGGTACAGCTTCAACAGCTTCGCGGTCGAGGACGACGGCGAGGAGTTCGACGCCGACGTGAACGACCGCGGCTTCGACGCCGGCCTCCGGGCCGGCTTCGCTCCGATCGGCGGCTTCTCCCCGTGGGTGAGGGGCGGGCTGGTGTTCCACGAGATCGAGATCGAGGACAACGACTCCGGGCTCAGCGCCACCACCGACAGCAACCTCGGCTTCGAGGTGGGCGGCGGGCTGAGCTTCCCCCTGGGGCCGCGCATCTCGGTGACGCCCGGCGTGAGCTACACGCGCTACACCATCGACGACGAGGACCTCGAGGAGGACCTCGACGTGTCGCACCTGAAGATCGACATCGGCCTCCACATCCGCATCTGACGGACCGGACCGGCCGCCCCGGGCAGGGGCGGCCGGATGCTTCACCCGAACAGGACAACCAGGGATGATGAAGAAGACGACGATGGGTTTCCTGGCGGCGCTCGCCGCCGTTTCGCTCGCCGGCACCGCGCAGGCGCAGATGGGCCCCACCACGCCGTTCTCGGTGGAGCTCCGCGGCGGGCTGGCGCTCCCCACGGGCGACGACATGGACGGCCTCGAGACGGGGATCGTCTTCGGCGGCGACGTGATCTTCCAGGCCACGCCGATGATCGGCGTCTACGCCGGCTACGCGTTCCAGAGCTGGGCGGTGGAGGACACCGACGACCTGGACGCCGAGATCAAGGGCTTCGAGGCGGGCGTGCGCCTCTCGTTCGCGCAGATGGGCGTGGGGGCGGCCTGGCGCCGTTCCTCAAGGGCGGCGTGCTGCACCAGAAGGCGGCGCTCGCGGCCGACGAGGGCAGCCTGGAGGGCGACTTCGAGACCGGCTTCCAGGTGGGCGGCGGCGTCGACGTGCGGCTGGGCAACCGGCTGTCGTTCACCCCGCAGGCGAGCTTCAACTCCATCGAGGACGCGCAGTGGGTCAACGTCGAGGCGGGGCTGCGCATCCGGCTGTAACGGCCGGGTGAGCGCCTCGCATACCGGGCGGCGGCGGCCGGGCGGGTCCCGGCCGCCGCCTTCTCGCGGTCCTTTCTCCTTCCCCACCCGATCCCTTCCCTTAAGCGAGGTGACATGAGCAAGAGAGCGTTCGCCGCCCTGCTGGGCGCCCTGGCGGTTGCGGCCGCGGCCGCGCCGGCCCGCGCGCAGCTTCCCCACATCACCCCCTTCTCGTTCGAGGCGCGCGCGGCCGCGGCGTTCCCCACCGGCGACCTGGAAGACGCCGGGGCCTCCGCGGGGTGGGTGCTGAGCGGGAGCGCCACCTTCCACGCGATCCCGCTGATCGGCGTCTACGCCGGCTACAGCTACGGCCAGTTCGGCGTCGAAGACGTGGACGACGTCCACTTCACCGAGCAGGGGTTCGACGCGGGCCTGCGCCTGGCGATCCCCACGCCGCTGATCCCGATCGACCCGTGGATCCGGGGCGGGCTCGTCTTCCACAAGCTGAGCCTCGACTCCGACGACCCCGACGTCGGCGGCGAGACCGACACCGGGCTCGGCTTCGAGGTGGGCGCGGGGCTGGGCTTCGGCCTGGGGCCCATCTCGCTGAACCCGGGGGTGAGCTTCGTCCAGTACGACGCGGAAGACGAGGACGACGTCGAGGCCACCGTCAGCTACTTCAAGCTGGAGATCGGCGGGCGCATCCGGCTGTAGGGCCGGCCCCACGGTCCGGTCACGATCTTGGCGGCGGCGGTCCGGAGAGTCCGGGCCGCCGCCTTCTTTGTCGCGGGAAACGATTGCGTTTCTGTCAGATACGTGGTCCGTCCGTTTCGGGTGAGACACGAATCTCCCGCGCCGGTTCTTTTCTTGCGTGCCGCTCTTCCTTCGACACCGACGAAAACGGAACGCTTGCACGAGGACGCGAAAGGCGCTATCGGTTAACCTCTCGACATCCGGACGCGTGCAAGCGAGGGCCGCCCTCCCGGGTGGTCTCGTTCCCCCGCGCGGGCCACCCCGGCCCGCGCCCCCGTCACCCCTGCCGGAGGACCTGTCCGCATGCGAACGCTGCGCACCACCGTCCTGGCGGTCGGGGCGGCCGCCTTCCTGGCCGCCTGCGCCGACCAGCCCACCACCACGCGGCAGGCGCCCCCGGAGACGCCCGCCGCCGCCCGGCTCGACGCGCTCTTCGCCCGCGCCGGCGAGGAGTTCCGCGTCCCCGCCGACCTGCTCAAGTCGGTCGGCTACGTGGAGACCCGCTGGCAGATGGTCCGCGGCGAGGAGGAGTTCCCCGGCCAGGCCCCGGCCTTCGGCATCATGGCGCTGCGCGGCGAGCGGCTGGAGCGCGGCGCGCGGCTGGCCGGCGTGAGCGTGCAGGCCGCGAAGACCGACGCGCGGGCCAACCTCCGCGCCGCGGCCGCCCTCCTCTCGGCGTACGCGGACGAGCTGGGGCTCGCGCGCGGCGACCTGGGCGCCTGGGCCCCGGCCGTGGCGCGCTTCAGCGGCATCGCCGACCCGCAGGGGCAGGCGCGCTACGTCCACGACGACGTGTACGCCACGCTCCGCAACGGCGTGGTGGAGCGCGGGGCCGACGGGAAGGCGATCGCCTCCATCCTCCCCGTGTCGGTGCGGCCCTCCCTGGCGCCGCCCTCGTCGCCGCGGCTGGCGCTGGCGCCCGACTACCCGGTGAGCGGGACGATCTGGCGGCCGTCGCCCAACTACAACGCGCGGCCCACGGGCGACATCGGCCTGGTGCACATGGTGATCATCCACACCTGCGAGGGCTCGTACACCAGCTGCTGGAGCTGGCTCACCAACACGCAGGCGCAGGCCAGCGCGCACTACGTGGTCAAGGAGGACGGCACCGAGATCTCGCAGCTGGTGCGCGAGTCGGACCGCGCCTGGCACATCGCGGCCACCTACGACTGCACGCTGAACTCCAGCCACGAGTGCTGGCGGAACGGCTACTCCAGCAACCACTTCACGGTGGGGATCGAGCACGGCGGCTTCGCCTCGCAGACCTCCTTCCCGGTGGCGCAGATCGACGCCTCGGCGCGGCTGTCGTGCGACATTAGCCGGGCGCACGGCATCCCGCGCGACCGCTACCACTACGTGGCGCACGGGCAGCTGCAGCCGTACAACCGCACCGACCCGGGCCCCAACTGGCCCTGGACCGACTACCTGAACCGCATCAACGCGGCGTGCGGCTCGTCGGCGGGGCTGATCGTCGACAGCAACAACTCCAACAACGACACCTCGCAGGGCTACATCGCGGTGTCGGCCAACTGGACCAGCAGCTCGTCCACGGCGGGCTACTACGGGAGCGGCTACTACTTCGCCAACACGGCCGCCGTCTCCGACCCGGCGGAGTTCTGGTTCTACCTCCCCTCGGGCGGCACCAGGACGATCGACGCCTGGTGGACGGCGGGGACCAACCGGGCGCCCGCGGCGCCGTTCGTCGCCTACAACGCGAGCGGGGCGGAGGTGGGGCGCGTGAGCGTGAACCAGCAGGCGGGCGGCGGGCAGTGGAACACCCTCGGCACCTGGACCTTCACCGCCGGGTGGAACCGCGTGGTGCTCTCGCGCTGGACCACGAGCGGGTACGTGGTGATCGCGGACGCGGTGCGGATCCGGTAGTGCGAAGTGCGAGGTGCGAAGTGCGAAGTGCGTGAATCGGGGATGTGAGCTACGGGAAGCGCTCGCCTGCCGGCTCCGGTGCAGGGTTGCGGATCGAGCGGGCGAGGCTTCAACTGCAATTCTCTCGGCCCGCCGCTCCCGGCTGGGGGCGGCGGGCCTCGCTTGCACGCCAACGGCAAGACCGCGGGTGACGAAGATTCGCACCAGGTCCACCGGCCGCCGTCATCCCGAGGGGAGCGGTAGCGACCCGGGGGATCTACTCGCCCCCGCTGGCGGCTCGCTCCCGTCGCGGAAGTCTCCGGGCCGCCTGAAGTTCGTCCAGCTCCTGCGTCGCGGCGCCGCGGTCGTTTGCGTCGCGCTGTCGCTCGGGGGATGCGCGGACCGCGATCTCCCGCGGGAGCGCGGGGGCGAGGCGCGCGCGGAGAAGGGGGTCGGGGCGGCGGCGGACACGATCCCGCTGGCGGAGCGGCGGGGGATCGCGGGGCGGATCGTGTTCGTGTCGGAGCGCGACGGGAACGCGGAGGTCTACTCCATCCTGCCTTCCGGCGAAGGGCTCCGGCGGCTCACCCGCGACCCGCGCGCGGACTTCCCGGGGCCGCCGGCGCCGGACGGGCGGACGCTCGTGGTCGTCTCGGTGCGCGAGGAGGGCGGCGGGCACGTGGAGCAGCTCGGACTGCTGCCGCTGGACGGGGGCGCGCTCCAGCCCCTGGGGCCGGCGAGCGCGCGGGCCCGGTCGCCGTCGTGGGGGCCGGACGGGAGCTGGCTGGCGTTCGAGTCCGACCGGGCCAGCTTCCGCGACGTCTTCCGCGTCGGGCGCGACGGCGGGGGGCTCAGGCGGCTGACCGAGGACGCGGCCGGGAGCTTCGAGCCCGAGGTGTCGCCGGACGGGGCGTGGATCGCCTTCGCCTCCAGCCGAGACGGCGACGCGGAGGTGTACGTGATGCGCGCCGACGGCTCGGACGAGCGGCGGCTCACCGCCTTCCACCGCGACGACTGGGCCCCGCGCTGGGCGCCGGACGGCCGCACGCTCGCCTTCCTCAGCGCCCGCGAGGGCGCCGACCGCGTCTTCCTGGTCGGGTCCGACGGGACGGGGCTGCGCAAGCTGAGCGCGGCGGGCGACACCGGCGCCGCGCGCGCGGACCGCCAGGAGGCCGACCCCGCCTGGTCTCCGGAGGGCGCGCGCGTCGCCCACACGCTGCGCACGCGCGACGGCGGCTCGCGCATCCGCGTCGCCGACATCGCCACGGGCGCGGTGCGCGAGGTGGCCGGCGCCGCGAAGGCGCAGCAGCCCGCGTGGTCGCCCGACGGCCGCTACCTGGCCTTCACCGCCGACGCGGACGGCGACCCGGAGCTCTGGATCGCGCGCGCCGACGGCTCCGGGGCCACCCGCCTCACCCGCTCGCCGGGCCCGGACTGGCTGCCGCGCTGGGTCCCCTGAATCGCGTAGCTTGCTTGGTCATAATCTTTGTACCCAAAATGAGCTGATCGCCATCGTGGGGTATCCGTGACTGCACCACTGCCTGCACCAGGCTGGTGCGCCGTGGCGCGGGATGCAGCGGAGAAGATCCCGGGGCGAGATTTCGAACAGCCTTCCTAATTGTAAGTCTGGAAACGGTTTGATGTGTGGCACCGCGAACGGCCCGCCGCGTGCCTGTGGGACGCCGCCACCCGCGCCCGCTCCGACGCACGGCAGCGCGGCGCCCGCCACCCACCGCACGCAGGGAGATCGCAGATGAAGCGCAGCCTCGCCCTGATGGCCGCCCTGGCCCTCGCCGCCTGCTCGGACCAGACCGAAAGCCCGGTCGGCGCCCTGGAGACGGCTCCCGCCGCCGCCGCGAAGTACATCGTGGTGATGAAGGACGCCGGCTTCCGCGGGCCGCGCCTGTCGGTGGCGGCGGAGATCCGCGGCATGGCCGAAGCGAGCGGCGTGCAGCCGAAGTTCGTCTACGGCACCGTGCTCAAGGGCTTCGCCGCCGAGTTGTCGGCCGCGCAGGTGGCCGCGCTGCGCGCCGACCCGCGGGTGGCGTACGTGGAGCCCGACGCCCGGGCGCAGCTCTTCACCACCCAGACGGGCGCCACCTGGGGGATCGACCGCGTGGACCAGGCGGACCTGCCGCTCTCGGGCACCTTCACCTACCTGGCCACGGGCGCCGGGGTGACCGCGTACATCCTGGACACCGGGATCCGCAAGAGCCACACGCAGTTCGCCGGGCGCGCCGACTACGTGGCCAACGGCCGCGGCGGCGACTTCGTGGGCGACGGCCGCGCCAACGCCGAGGACTGCCACGGGCACGGCACGCACGTGGCCGGCACCATCGGCTCCACCACCTACGGCCTGGCCAAGGCGGTGCAGCTGCGCGGGGCCCGCGTGGTCAACTGCTCGGGCGGCGGCGACGCCTCGATGGTGATCGCGGCCATGGACTGGGTGGCGGCCAACGGAAGCAAGCCGGGCGTGGTGAACATGAGCCTGGGCTACGGCAACGTGCAGTCGGTGCGCGACGCGGCCGAGCGCCTGGTGGCGGCGGGCTTCTTCGTGGCCGTGGCGGCGGGCAACGGCAACATCTTCGGCATCCCGCAGAACGCCTGCACGCAGGCCCCGGGCGGGGCGCCCAGCGTGATGACCACCGGCTCCACCACCAGCAGCGACGCCGAGTCGAGCTTCTCCAACTACGGCACCTGCGTGGACATCCTGGCCCCGGGCTCGAGCATCACCTCGACGTGGTACACCAACGACACGGCCACCAACACCATCAGCGGCACCTCGATGGCCAGCCCGCACGTGGCCGGCGTGGGCGCGCTGTACCTGTCGCTGAACCCCACGGCCACGCCGGCGCAGGTGACCAGCGCGCTCAAGGCGGCCGGCACGCCCAACACCATCTCGCTGCACAGCCGCAGCCGCACCTACGGCACGCCGAACCTGTTCCTGTTCACGGGCTACTGAGGACGGGTACGGAAGTACGGAAGTACGGAAGTACGGAAGTACGGAAGTACGGAAGTGCGTGGTCGCGGGGAGGAGCCTCCTCGCGGCCACGTGTTTTCATGCAGGCTCGATCCGGCGTCCGTGGATCACGTCGGCGAGCAGATCACCGCAGCTGGCACGCTCAGCAGCACCAGGAGGGCAGTGGCACGCCCTTGAAGGACTCGTCCGCGAACGCCGAGATCACCCAGGTGCCGTTCTCCTGTCTCCACTCCACGAATATCCCCGAGGCGGGAGACGCACCGGGTGGAACGAAGCGGTTTCCTCGCGCACGGCTCCACGCCGTTCCGCGGTGCATCACTTGGTGCGCGAAGCGGCCGATCGGCTGTCCTTCGAACTGGATGGTGAACGATTCCCACAGCGGCCCGCGGGAGCCGATCGCCCGGGGCGCCTCCGCGGCGGGGAACCGCCAGGTGCCCACGCGAGTTCCGTCCGCTCGGTGCTCGGTGTGCAGGTAGGTGAAATCCCCGGCTCGCGGGAAAAACGTGGCGATGCTGTCGCTACTCCCCCGGCGGACGGCCTCCAGGAAGGCCTTCATCCGCCGCTCGAGCGTCGGCGATCCGCTGTCGGCCGTTGCCGCAGGGGGCACCTGTGCCGCGGAGGGGCAGGGGAGCGTGGCCGCGATGCCGCTGGCGAGAAGGACGAGCATTGAGATCCGCCACGGCCGGTGCGT from Longimicrobium sp. encodes:
- a CDS encoding porin family protein, coding for MKKTTSGLLAALAALSVAGTAQAQLGPTTPFSVEVRGGAALPQGDFGDGLDTGWGLGLNASYNFTPMLAVYAGYSFNSFAVEDDGEEFDADVNDRGFDAGLRAGFAPIGGFSPWVRGGLVFHEIEIEDNDSGLSATTDSNLGFEVGGGLSFPLGPRISVTPGVSYTRYTIDDEDLEEDLDVSHLKIDIGLHIRI
- a CDS encoding S8 family peptidase; its protein translation is MKRSLALMAALALAACSDQTESPVGALETAPAAAAKYIVVMKDAGFRGPRLSVAAEIRGMAEASGVQPKFVYGTVLKGFAAELSAAQVAALRADPRVAYVEPDARAQLFTTQTGATWGIDRVDQADLPLSGTFTYLATGAGVTAYILDTGIRKSHTQFAGRADYVANGRGGDFVGDGRANAEDCHGHGTHVAGTIGSTTYGLAKAVQLRGARVVNCSGGGDASMVIAAMDWVAANGSKPGVVNMSLGYGNVQSVRDAAERLVAAGFFVAVAAGNGNIFGIPQNACTQAPGGAPSVMTTGSTTSSDAESSFSNYGTCVDILAPGSSITSTWYTNDTATNTISGTSMASPHVAGVGALYLSLNPTATPAQVTSALKAAGTPNTISLHSRSRTYGTPNLFLFTGY
- a CDS encoding outer membrane beta-barrel protein, encoding MSKRAFAALLGALAVAAAAAPARAQLPHITPFSFEARAAAAFPTGDLEDAGASAGWVLSGSATFHAIPLIGVYAGYSYGQFGVEDVDDVHFTEQGFDAGLRLAIPTPLIPIDPWIRGGLVFHKLSLDSDDPDVGGETDTGLGFEVGAGLGFGLGPISLNPGVSFVQYDAEDEDDVEATVSYFKLEIGGRIRL
- a CDS encoding DegV family protein; its protein translation is MNVPTHLDGAGLRGALLTANEYVQRHRADLNRINVFPVPDGDTGTNLALTVSSIADRMRRSSDESLSVVARQVAEAGILGARGNCGMILSHFLLGFSDAVGDRVKVGVAEFGAVLRSATEHVYRALEKPVEGTMITVMRAVADEAERLQHGDFVVLFERLLVRAREALARTPELLPALKAAGVVDAGAKGFVHLLEGISGYLAGEPLVALDEAPAWDEPAFAAAAVEYPAESERFRFCTEALVKGESIPGADEVRAALRERGDSLVVIRSGALLKVHVHTDEPEEVFAYLRTLGELATHKAEDMQAQHDRVERAAAAGHMSLARRPVSIVADTGCDLSDEVVRAHGMHLVPLNLIYGDRVLRDRVDITAAEFAEQLKAGAHPTTSQPSPAAFLEAYRRAAEEGEAVVAVLFSSGLSGTFKSAVGAAKLRGDDEAPVHVFDTRGGSVLQGLLALKASELGELGWEPERIVAELTRIRDQSGIIVVLDTLERALASGRIGRGRAWLGTLLDIKPVLELDAAGKLVPVDRARGRRAMQPRMLEVLEKKVPKGVRKVRFGIFHIAAPEVVEPVSREIRARWGKDAEILTAAGTPVIGTHAGEGAWGIAWMVED
- a CDS encoding N-acetylmuramoyl-L-alanine amidase is translated as MRTLRTTVLAVGAAAFLAACADQPTTTRQAPPETPAAARLDALFARAGEEFRVPADLLKSVGYVETRWQMVRGEEEFPGQAPAFGIMALRGERLERGARLAGVSVQAAKTDARANLRAAAALLSAYADELGLARGDLGAWAPAVARFSGIADPQGQARYVHDDVYATLRNGVVERGADGKAIASILPVSVRPSLAPPSSPRLALAPDYPVSGTIWRPSPNYNARPTGDIGLVHMVIIHTCEGSYTSCWSWLTNTQAQASAHYVVKEDGTEISQLVRESDRAWHIAATYDCTLNSSHECWRNGYSSNHFTVGIEHGGFASQTSFPVAQIDASARLSCDISRAHGIPRDRYHYVAHGQLQPYNRTDPGPNWPWTDYLNRINAACGSSAGLIVDSNNSNNDTSQGYIAVSANWTSSSSTAGYYGSGYYFANTAAVSDPAEFWFYLPSGGTRTIDAWWTAGTNRAPAAPFVAYNASGAEVGRVSVNQQAGGGQWNTLGTWTFTAGWNRVVLSRWTTSGYVVIADAVRIR